In Scylla paramamosain isolate STU-SP2022 chromosome 29, ASM3559412v1, whole genome shotgun sequence, a genomic segment contains:
- the LOC135115294 gene encoding uncharacterized protein LOC135115294, whose translation METEYLAIIITISVLGGVVLVSCLTVCITKIVTDRSLRKSLAKGQVLRQTVTAPSYVRYNDPEPQTPIALAPEGNPWESDFPGYHTNPSLEYYIPDSPADSLGQSQLHVPPPDLSRRPSDVQDRRPSVQNIPRRSSYVQDLPPMTPYEQDMPRRTSYAEGVQRRPSHAQGMPRTRYSYAPELGRRPSQAVQRRSSMVSQIRPQPPGGELWFNYLRDDPEYFTAEGLEWNKMQPRVWQGRSRDVPLPAPHYALDRRMGEAPSEAYHRQAASRLSWI comes from the exons ATGGAGACCGAATACTTggccattatcatcaccatctctgTCCTGGGCGGGGTGGTGTTGGTGTCCTGCCTGACGGTGTGCATTACGAAGATTGTCACTGATAGGTCGCTGAGGAAGAGTTTAGCAAAGGGTCAGGTCTTAAGGCAGACG gtgacGGCGCCTTCCTACGTCCGCTACAACGACCCGGAGCCACAGACCCCAATTGCTCTCGCTCCTGAGGGCAACCCGTGGGAGAGTGACTTCCCTGGCTACCACACCAACCCTTCGCTGGAGTACTACATCCCAGACTCCCCCGCTGACTCCTTAGGCCAGTCCCAGCTCCATGTACCTCCTCCAGACTTGTCCAGACGCCCTTCTGATGTCCAGGACAGACGACCAAGTGTCCAGAACATCCCCCGTCGATCCTCTTACGTACAGGATCTGCCGCCCATGACCCCTTACGAGCAGGATATGCCACGTAGAACATCCTATGCTGAAGGAGTGCAGCGGAGGCCCTCACACGCTCAAGGGATGCCAAGGACACGATATTCCTACGCCCCTGAACTCGGCAGGAGACCCTCTCAGGCTGTACAGCGCAGGTCGTCCATGGTCAGTCAGATCAGGCCACAACCACCCGGCGGTGAGCTGTGGTTCAACTACTTAAGGGACGATCCAGAGTACTTCACGGCCGAGGGGCTAGAGTGGAACAAGATGCAGCCCAGGGTGTGGCAGGGCAGAAGCAGGGATGTGCCGCTCCCCGCACCTCACTACGCCCTAGACCGCAGGATGGGCGAGGCCCCCTCCGAGGCTTACCACCGCCAGGCCGCCAGTCGCCTCAGCTGGATATAA
- the LOC135115298 gene encoding 2-(hydroxymethyl)glutarate dehydrogenase-like — protein MASSLRVRAVGGLGFGRVWLAASRSAASCVVGSRGHKQGSRQMAVFQSRPLVRNLTTTSKDTKIGIIGIGQVGAAVAGNLLQKGYQVTAISDPEASRMAHLPSSIPRCSSPAEVLSLSDVVLTCLPKPTHVKGVAESSDGLLANFTAGKIWVDHSTTEYEQTIEYMKEVEGKGGYMLESPITGGLDALRKGQMVAYVGGRKDVADAVMPILEASYMTVFYVGPTVGTAMVIKVVSNMLCCVHVVAMGEALMLGKRANIDLRTFWDGIRLSVGNSFVWETAAPVVFNGGEYDPGFSLSLQNKDLQLGYDMARKFKVPMALHQHTLSTYRAAEYQFGEEAGCYIVPRALELALNEYLQIPGFSRWEYNNVVADGSLNVTHEAIEDPKEAQKEE, from the exons ATGGCTTCCAGTCTTCGTGTCCGGGCGGTGGGTGGCCTTGGCTTCGGCAGGGTGTGGCTCGCGGCGTCGAGGAGTGCGGCGTCCTGTGTGGTGGGAAGTCGCGGCCACAAGCAGGGATCGAGACAAATGGCAGTGTTTCAATCTCGTCCCTTAGTGCGAAACCTCACTACCACTTCGAAAGACACGAAGATCGGCATTATCGGCATTGGTCAAGTCg GCGCGGCAGTGGCGGGGAATCTCCTGCAGAAGGGGTACCAGGTGACTGCAATAAGTGACCCCGAAGCCTCTAGGATGGCCCACCTGCCGTCCTCCATCCCCCGCTGCTCCTCCCCCGCTGAGGTGCTGAGTCTCTCCGACGTGGTGCTGACCT gtcTGCCTAAGCCTACTCACGTGAAGGGCGTAGCGGAGAGCAGTGATGGTCTGCTGGCAAACTTCACGGCTGGCAAAATTTGGGTCGATCACTCCACTACTGAATATGAACAAACGatc GAATacatgaaggaggtggagggcaaGGGCGGCTACATGTTGGAGTCGCCCATCACGGGAGGCCTGGATGCGCTAAGGAAGGGACAGATGGTGGCGTACGTGGGGGGACGGAAGGACGTGGCTGATGCTGTTATGCCTATACTGGAG GCTTCCTATATGACGGTGTTCTACGTGGGTCCTACCGTGGGCACCGCTATGGTCATCAAGGTGGTGTCCAACATGCTCTGCTGTGTCCACGTGGTCGCCATGGGGGAGGCCCTCAtgctgg GAAAGCGTGCCAACATCGACCTGAGGACCTTCTGGGATGGCATCAGGCTGAGCGTCGGGAACAGCTTCGTGTGGGAGACGGCTGCCCCTGTGGTGTTCAACGGCGGGGAGTATGACCCTggattctccctctccctgcagaACAAGGACTTACAGCTGGGTTATGACATGGCCAGGAAATTCAAg GTTCCCATGGCCCTGCACCAGCACACGCTCAGCACCTACAGGGCAGCGGAGTACCAGTTCGGGGAGGAGGCGGGCTGTTACATAGTCCCTCGCGCCCTGGAACTTGCCTTAAACGAGTACCTGCAAATCCCGGGCTTCTCCAGGTGGGAATACAACAACGTGGTGGCTGACGGCTCCCTCAACGTCACCCACGAGGCTATTGAAGACCCGAAGGAGGcgcagaaggaggagtag